A genomic window from bacterium includes:
- the recJ gene encoding single-stranded-DNA-specific exonuclease RecJ — translation MDLLWEHPGDLQQDQRVAHVAKTLSLPPAIAAVLVGNGVGSPDAAEAFFNPGRDQLIDPNRFRDMEKALDCLTDALMRRRRIAVYGDYDVDGVTSVALLYLFLKDVGGDVFTHIPVRNSEGYGLSIEGVESIRARGASVLVTVDTGITALEEIAHARDAGLEVVICDHHQPAAMLPAATAILNPKLPDEPYPFKELAAVGVTYKLCQALVERLGIDESVLEAYTDLVAIGSAADIVPLVGENRVLVSRGLAKINREPMVGVAALLQVAGLMRREVDVASIVFGLAPRINAVGRLGSADRAVRLLCTRNRETAATIAQVLESENCQRKTIDHDTLDEAMAEVPRVCDLERDRIIVLAREGWHSGVIGIVASRIIERYHRPTVMITIDEDGMGKGSARSIHGFDIYEALHHASDLLIQFGGHKYAAGLTIRGEKVPELRERLRLWTSTRLGQEDLKPRLRIDAEIPLRAVNRGFLEHVQRFAPFGPRNQMPHFLSRDLRVLGSPRVVGNGHLMLRVEQDGIEYDAIGYGLGHLADSLSEPDRGVDMVYSVMENNWRGSCCIQLQIKDTCLAGRRRIVPRERGREDD, via the coding sequence ATGGATCTTCTGTGGGAACACCCGGGAGATCTGCAGCAGGACCAAAGGGTTGCCCATGTCGCCAAGACGCTGAGCCTGCCCCCCGCCATTGCCGCCGTGCTGGTCGGCAACGGCGTGGGATCGCCCGATGCGGCGGAAGCCTTCTTCAACCCCGGCCGGGACCAGCTGATTGATCCAAACCGGTTCAGGGACATGGAGAAAGCGCTGGATTGCTTGACGGACGCCCTCATGCGCCGGCGCCGCATCGCCGTTTACGGCGACTACGATGTGGACGGGGTGACCTCGGTCGCGCTGCTTTATCTCTTTCTCAAGGATGTGGGCGGTGACGTTTTCACCCACATCCCGGTCCGCAACAGCGAGGGCTACGGCCTTTCCATCGAGGGGGTGGAAAGCATCCGGGCCAGGGGCGCCTCTGTCCTGGTCACGGTGGACACGGGCATCACGGCCCTGGAGGAGATCGCCCACGCCCGCGATGCCGGACTGGAGGTGGTGATCTGCGACCACCATCAGCCGGCCGCCATGTTGCCCGCCGCCACCGCCATCCTCAACCCCAAGCTGCCCGACGAGCCCTACCCCTTCAAGGAACTGGCCGCCGTGGGCGTGACCTACAAGCTCTGCCAGGCCCTGGTGGAGCGGCTGGGGATCGACGAGAGCGTGCTGGAAGCCTACACGGACCTGGTGGCCATCGGCTCGGCGGCGGACATTGTGCCGCTGGTGGGCGAGAACCGCGTGTTGGTCAGCCGCGGCCTGGCCAAGATCAACCGGGAGCCGATGGTGGGCGTGGCGGCCCTGCTGCAGGTGGCCGGCCTCATGCGGCGCGAGGTGGATGTGGCCAGCATCGTGTTCGGGCTGGCGCCGCGCATCAACGCGGTGGGCCGCCTGGGCAGCGCCGACCGCGCCGTGCGCCTGCTCTGCACCAGGAACCGGGAAACGGCCGCCACCATCGCCCAGGTGCTGGAAAGCGAGAACTGCCAGCGCAAGACGATCGACCACGACACCCTGGACGAGGCCATGGCCGAGGTGCCCCGCGTCTGCGACCTGGAGCGCGACCGCATCATCGTGCTGGCCCGCGAGGGCTGGCACAGCGGCGTGATCGGCATCGTGGCCAGCCGCATCATCGAGCGCTACCACCGCCCCACCGTCATGATCACCATCGACGAGGACGGCATGGGCAAGGGCAGCGCGCGCAGCATCCACGGCTTCGACATCTACGAGGCCCTTCACCACGCCAGCGATCTGCTCATCCAATTCGGCGGGCACAAGTACGCCGCCGGCCTCACCATCCGCGGCGAGAAGGTGCCGGAGCTGCGCGAGCGGCTGCGCCTGTGGACCTCCACCAGACTGGGCCAGGAGGACCTTAAACCGCGGCTGCGCATCGACGCCGAGATTCCCTTGCGCGCCGTCAACCGCGGGTTTCTGGAACACGTCCAGCGTTTCGCCCCCTTCGGTCCCAGGAATCAGATGCCGCATTTCCTGTCACGGGACCTGCGCGTGCTGGGCAGCCCCCGCGTGGTGGGCAACGGCCACCTCATGCTGCGCGTGGAACAGGACGGCATCGAGTATGACGCCATCGGCTACGGCCTGGGCCACCTGGCCGACTCCCTCTCCGAGCCGGATCGCGGGGTGGACATGGTCTACTCGGTGATGGAGAACAACTGGCGCGGCAGCTGTTGCATCCAGCTCCAGATCAAGGACACGTGCCTCGCCGGACGTCGGCGCATCGTGCCCAGGGAGCGGGGCCGGGAGGACGATTGA
- a CDS encoding C4-type zinc ribbon domain-containing protein yields the protein MELMLLIELQKIDNQFRDVEISKGTLPQELERLQQEERDLSVMREQSQVRLKELELDLRKRERRHDELKLKVAELQKRLFSTQTNQEYEAVTREIEFHQDALMENEQAMQTAMEQQEELESKLGESAERAIRLTESLGRMRGQFAEHTTASATRIGELDAHRAELCTRIPKPLLSHYDRIRKAKDGRGVVSVYRSSSCGGCFQALPPQKINKVRQMDDLVLCEICGRILISDTLDAKL from the coding sequence ATGGAACTGATGCTCCTGATTGAGCTTCAAAAGATCGACAACCAGTTCCGCGACGTGGAGATCTCCAAGGGGACGCTGCCACAGGAACTGGAGCGTCTTCAGCAGGAGGAGCGCGACTTGTCCGTCATGCGCGAGCAGTCCCAGGTCCGGCTCAAGGAGCTGGAACTGGATCTGCGCAAAAGGGAGAGGCGCCATGACGAGTTGAAACTGAAGGTGGCGGAGCTGCAGAAGAGGCTCTTCTCCACGCAGACCAACCAGGAGTACGAAGCTGTCACGCGCGAGATCGAGTTCCATCAGGACGCCCTGATGGAGAACGAGCAGGCCATGCAGACGGCCATGGAGCAGCAGGAAGAGCTGGAGTCCAAGCTGGGCGAGAGCGCGGAGCGCGCCATCCGCCTGACCGAGTCGCTGGGGAGGATGCGCGGCCAGTTTGCCGAGCACACCACGGCCTCCGCCACCCGCATCGGGGAATTGGATGCCCACCGCGCGGAGCTGTGCACCAGGATCCCCAAGCCGCTGCTCAGTCATTACGACCGCATCCGCAAGGCCAAGGACGGGCGCGGGGTGGTCTCGGTCTACCGCAGTTCCAGTTGCGGAGGCTGCTTCCAGGCCCTTCCCCCGCAGAAGATCAACAAGGTGCGCCAGATGGACGACCTGGTTCTCTGCGAGATCTGCGGTCGCATCTTGATCAGCGACACCCTGGACGCCAAGCTTTGA
- a CDS encoding inositol monophosphatase family protein — translation MPHSAPLSAALRAARAAAAMLRKALADHEPLRVDHKGRHDYVTQVDRRSEELIVSLLRADCPEIGLLGEEGAGLDLEADRIWAVDPLDGTSNFIHGYPAFAVSIGLLERVVEPEETPGTAQRTGSSPARFPQVRGRQPVLGVIADVCQRRLYHAWQGGGAWVADLPDDPALPLGLATRLRVGQAPVLEEAFLATGFPIRHKDLARLYLGVFDALMPPSAGIRRGGSAALDLAYTAAGVFDGFVELQLAPWDTAAGLCLITEAGGCYAGLGGDPLVDGHLAAGNPALVAELLGRLTGRL, via the coding sequence GTGCCCCACTCCGCCCCCCTCAGCGCCGCCCTGCGGGCCGCCCGCGCCGCCGCCGCGATGCTGCGCAAGGCTTTGGCGGACCACGAACCGCTCCGGGTGGACCACAAGGGTCGCCACGACTACGTCACCCAGGTGGATCGTCGCTCGGAGGAGTTGATCGTCTCCCTGCTGCGGGCGGATTGTCCGGAGATCGGCCTGCTGGGGGAGGAGGGGGCCGGCCTGGATCTGGAGGCCGATCGGATCTGGGCAGTGGATCCGCTGGACGGCACCAGCAACTTCATCCACGGCTACCCGGCCTTCGCCGTGTCCATCGGGCTGCTGGAACGCGTGGTGGAGCCGGAGGAGACGCCGGGGACAGCCCAGAGGACCGGGAGCAGCCCGGCACGATTTCCCCAGGTCCGCGGGCGGCAGCCGGTCCTGGGCGTCATCGCCGATGTCTGCCAGCGACGCCTCTACCATGCCTGGCAAGGGGGCGGCGCCTGGGTGGCCGACCTCCCCGACGACCCCGCGCTGCCATTGGGCTTGGCGACGCGCTTGCGCGTGGGCCAGGCCCCCGTGCTGGAGGAGGCTTTCCTGGCCACGGGCTTCCCCATCCGCCACAAGGATCTGGCCCGCCTTTACCTCGGAGTATTCGACGCCCTGATGCCGCCCAGCGCCGGCATTCGCCGGGGCGGCAGCGCCGCCCTTGACCTGGCTTACACGGCGGCGGGGGTCTTTGACGGTTTTGTGGAGCTGCAACTCGCCCCCTGGGACACGGCCGCCGGGCTATGCCTGATCACGGAGGCGGGCGGCTGCTATGCCGGCCTGGGCGGCGACCCCCTGGTCGATGGCCATCTGGCGGCGGGCAACCCCGCGCTGGTGGCGGAGCTCCTGGGCCGATTGACGGGACGTCTTTGA
- a CDS encoding 6-carboxytetrahydropterin synthase, whose protein sequence is MPITYLTRVEDFCASHRLHSPHLDDEENRALYGKCNNPNGHGHNYRLVVTIRGEVDPRTGMLIELNQLAALIREEVTERVDHLNLNIDVDFLAGVIPTAENLCRAFWERLESRLPVGELWELRLEETGRNIVSLRRE, encoded by the coding sequence ATGCCCATCACCTACCTCACGCGGGTGGAGGATTTCTGCGCCTCCCACCGGCTGCACAGCCCCCACCTGGACGACGAGGAGAACCGCGCCCTCTACGGCAAGTGCAACAATCCCAACGGACATGGGCACAACTACCGGCTGGTCGTCACCATCCGCGGCGAGGTGGACCCCCGCACCGGCATGCTCATCGAGCTGAACCAGCTGGCCGCCCTGATCCGTGAAGAGGTGACCGAGCGCGTGGACCACCTCAACCTCAACATCGACGTGGACTTCCTCGCCGGCGTCATTCCCACCGCGGAGAACCTCTGCCGCGCCTTCTGGGAACGCCTGGAGTCGCGCCTGCCGGTGGGCGAGCTGTGGGAGCTGCGCCTGGAGGAGACGGGGCGCAACATCGTCTCCCTGCGGCGGGAATAG
- a CDS encoding SDR family oxidoreductase has protein sequence MRRVLITGGSSGIGLACARRFLAGGGRVLLCGRGRERLEAAHRELAAAHPGQVAARVCDVSRAAEIESLGRWLGTDEGPVDVLVNNAGLFTAATVLKTTEEQAARLWETQVLGPWRLLKVCADPALRGERPLRVINIISVTALKAYQACGFYGATKAALASLMDTARAELRHKGVGISNVYPGATETPIWGGREMDYRLMMDADAVAAAVLACADASDRALVEELILRPAGGDL, from the coding sequence ATGCGTCGAGTCCTCATCACTGGTGGCAGCAGCGGCATTGGCCTGGCCTGCGCCCGGCGCTTCCTGGCCGGCGGCGGACGCGTGCTGCTCTGTGGAAGGGGCCGGGAGCGCCTGGAGGCCGCCCATCGCGAACTGGCCGCCGCCCATCCCGGCCAGGTGGCGGCCCGCGTCTGCGACGTCAGCCGCGCCGCCGAGATCGAGTCCCTGGGCCGCTGGCTGGGAACCGACGAAGGCCCGGTGGACGTGCTGGTCAACAACGCCGGCCTCTTCACGGCGGCCACCGTGCTCAAGACGACGGAGGAGCAGGCCGCCCGGCTGTGGGAAACGCAGGTGCTGGGGCCCTGGCGCCTGCTCAAGGTCTGCGCCGATCCGGCCCTGCGGGGCGAGCGGCCCCTGCGTGTGATCAACATCATCAGCGTGACCGCCCTGAAGGCCTACCAGGCCTGCGGTTTCTACGGAGCCACCAAGGCCGCCCTCGCCTCGCTGATGGATACCGCCCGCGCCGAACTCAGACACAAGGGCGTCGGCATCAGCAACGTTTATCCCGGCGCCACCGAGACCCCCATCTGGGGCGGGCGGGAGATGGACTACCGCCTCATGATGGATGCGGACGCGGTGGCGGCCGCTGTGCTGGCCTGCGCCGACGCCTCCGACCGCGCCCTGGTTGAAGAGCTGATTCTGCGCCCGGCGGGCGGAGACTTGTAG
- a CDS encoding Bax inhibitor-1 family protein — protein MARPAFQFQAVPLTIADNPAQVIYLRQVLSYLLLGLLTTFGGAIVGLQPPVLAIVARHPFIGLAAMIGLVIWASRAAHGPRAALAFYVFTFGMGLIMAPVAAVTLMKVNGLQTLAQAGLLTVVNTLVLAAYAWISKRSFSFLGGFLMVGLVTMIAAILLNAYWLHSPLLGLVIPGILVLLFNGFILYDLSRILHSAERIPPTAAALALFLDIFNLFLAYLRILDRN, from the coding sequence ATGGCACGCCCCGCTTTCCAATTCCAGGCCGTCCCCCTGACCATTGCGGACAACCCCGCGCAGGTCATCTATCTGCGCCAGGTGCTCTCCTACCTGCTGCTCGGCTTGCTGACCACCTTCGGCGGCGCCATCGTCGGGTTGCAGCCGCCTGTCCTCGCCATCGTCGCCCGCCATCCCTTCATCGGGCTGGCCGCCATGATCGGACTCGTCATCTGGGCCTCGCGCGCCGCCCACGGCCCCCGCGCCGCGCTGGCCTTCTATGTCTTCACCTTCGGCATGGGCCTCATCATGGCGCCCGTGGCGGCCGTCACCTTGATGAAGGTGAACGGGCTGCAGACCCTCGCCCAGGCCGGCCTGCTCACCGTCGTCAACACGCTGGTCCTGGCCGCCTACGCCTGGATCAGCAAGCGCTCCTTCAGCTTCCTGGGCGGCTTCCTCATGGTGGGCCTCGTCACCATGATCGCGGCGATTCTGCTCAACGCCTACTGGCTGCACTCTCCCTTGCTGGGGCTGGTCATTCCCGGCATCCTCGTGCTGCTCTTCAACGGCTTCATCCTCTACGACCTGAGCCGCATCCTGCACAGCGCGGAGCGCATCCCGCCCACGGCGGCGGCCCTCGCCCTCTTCCTGGACATCTTCAATCTCTTCCTGGCCTACCTCCGCATCCTGGACCGCAACTGA
- a CDS encoding LptF/LptG family permease, translating into MSRLARYVLREHLAPFFYSLVLIIFLFVLNFAFQMLGKILGKGLPTRLILEFFVYNIAWILAMAVPMAALIATLMAFGRLAGDQEITAMKAGGISLWRLTRPLLAVGLVLAGLLMAYNNWVLPEFNYKSNLLRRTIFRKAPTLQMEDGLFVFDVPNLVVHSRRIDHATRRMHEVTIFDESERGVHTTILADSADLRLDEEAGEFLLELHRGEIHRRDWRDPVRYSRLAYRDSELRIDARNMLLQRQETKYRNDREQTTAQMLERVKRWRELDPERNARKIRTYLVEIHKKFALPAAILTFVLVGVPLGVRSGRGGIGVSGSLSVVFFLAYWIFLIGGEDLADRGFLSPAVAMWAPNLLMLLLGVWLMRGAVREGTPVQLPAWLARRLRRKTEADEQDQREEQRMAALAREIQEEQGGPRP; encoded by the coding sequence ATGAGCCGCCTGGCCCGCTACGTCCTGCGCGAGCACCTGGCGCCTTTCTTCTACAGCCTGGTGCTCATCATCTTCCTCTTCGTGCTCAACTTCGCCTTCCAGATGCTGGGCAAGATCCTGGGCAAGGGTTTGCCCACCCGGCTCATCCTGGAGTTCTTCGTCTACAACATCGCCTGGATCCTGGCCATGGCCGTGCCCATGGCCGCTCTCATCGCCACCCTGATGGCATTCGGACGCCTGGCCGGCGACCAGGAGATCACCGCCATGAAAGCGGGCGGCATCAGCCTGTGGCGCCTCACGAGGCCCCTCCTGGCGGTGGGCCTCGTCCTGGCCGGCTTGCTCATGGCCTACAACAACTGGGTGCTGCCCGAGTTCAACTACAAGTCCAACCTCCTGCGCCGCACCATCTTCCGCAAGGCGCCGACCCTGCAGATGGAGGACGGGCTCTTCGTCTTCGATGTCCCCAACCTGGTCGTCCACAGCCGACGCATCGACCATGCCACGCGGCGGATGCACGAGGTGACCATCTTCGACGAGAGCGAGCGTGGCGTCCACACCACCATCCTGGCCGACAGCGCCGACCTGCGCCTGGACGAGGAGGCGGGCGAGTTCCTGCTGGAGCTGCACCGGGGGGAGATCCACCGCCGCGACTGGCGGGACCCCGTCCGCTACAGCCGCCTGGCCTACCGTGACAGCGAGCTGCGCATCGATGCGCGCAACATGCTCCTGCAACGGCAGGAGACAAAGTACCGCAACGACCGCGAGCAGACCACGGCCCAGATGCTGGAGCGCGTCAAGCGCTGGCGGGAGCTGGACCCGGAGCGCAACGCGCGGAAGATCCGCACCTACCTGGTGGAGATCCACAAGAAGTTCGCCCTGCCCGCCGCCATCCTCACTTTCGTGCTGGTGGGCGTCCCTCTGGGCGTGCGCTCCGGGCGCGGCGGCATCGGCGTCTCCGGCTCGCTCTCCGTCGTCTTCTTCCTGGCTTACTGGATCTTCCTGATCGGCGGCGAGGACCTGGCGGACCGCGGATTCCTCTCTCCCGCGGTGGCCATGTGGGCGCCCAACCTCCTCATGCTCCTCCTGGGCGTGTGGCTGATGCGCGGCGCCGTGCGCGAGGGGACGCCGGTGCAGTTGCCGGCCTGGCTGGCGCGCCGCCTGCGCCGGAAGACCGAGGCCGACGAGCAGGATCAGCGCGAGGAGCAGCGCATGGCCGCGCTGGCCCGCGAGATCCAGGAAGAGCAGGGCGGACCGCGGCCATGA
- a CDS encoding LptF/LptG family permease has product MSILTRYLLRRFLGIALFTALASLLVFITVDLMEHLDKFIDTQTPGSVILRYYILYTPQILTLIFPVILLLTTVFTLGGLVKRMEVTAMKAGGVSPGRLMRLMALWALVASGLSFLVGETLVTDTARERMEIYRTTVKRMPATLTENSGRIYFQNDERSFLTLENYSIDTGWGRRATYLHIENDRVMWRLDADTLRHTDQGWLLLSGEERRLWPSHASRRFTLRMLDELKLDPGDIETLQAVPEEMNLRELEAFIDRQKQAGAYTRRWEVNAHGKMASPVANLVIVLFGVPLALRRHRAGLMLGFGLSLLAAFAYYGLQVVCQNLGYKALLSPPLAAWLPNAAFAAAAVLLYWRVDR; this is encoded by the coding sequence ATGAGCATCCTCACCCGCTACCTGCTGCGCCGCTTCCTCGGCATCGCCCTCTTCACGGCGCTGGCCAGCCTGCTGGTCTTCATCACCGTCGACCTGATGGAGCACCTGGACAAATTCATCGACACCCAGACGCCGGGCTCGGTCATCCTGCGCTACTACATCCTCTATACGCCGCAGATCCTCACCCTCATCTTTCCGGTCATCCTCCTCCTCACCACCGTCTTCACGCTGGGCGGCCTCGTCAAGCGGATGGAGGTGACGGCGATGAAGGCGGGCGGCGTCAGCCCCGGCCGCTTGATGCGCCTGATGGCCCTCTGGGCGCTGGTCGCCTCCGGCCTCTCCTTCCTGGTGGGGGAGACGCTGGTGACGGACACGGCCCGCGAGCGCATGGAGATCTATCGCACGACGGTCAAGCGCATGCCCGCCACCTTGACGGAGAACAGCGGCCGCATCTACTTCCAGAACGACGAGCGCAGTTTTCTCACCCTTGAGAACTACAGCATCGACACGGGGTGGGGTCGGCGCGCCACCTATCTGCACATCGAGAACGACCGTGTCATGTGGCGCCTGGACGCCGACACCCTGCGGCACACGGACCAGGGCTGGTTGTTGTTGTCCGGCGAGGAGCGCCGCCTCTGGCCCAGCCACGCCAGCCGCCGCTTCACGCTGCGCATGCTGGACGAGTTGAAGCTGGACCCGGGCGACATCGAGACCTTGCAGGCCGTGCCCGAGGAGATGAACCTGCGCGAGCTGGAGGCCTTCATCGATCGGCAGAAGCAGGCGGGGGCCTACACCCGGCGCTGGGAGGTGAACGCCCACGGCAAGATGGCCTCGCCGGTGGCCAACCTTGTCATCGTGCTTTTCGGCGTGCCCCTGGCCCTGCGGCGCCACCGGGCCGGCCTGATGCTGGGCTTCGGCCTCAGCCTGCTCGCGGCCTTCGCCTATTACGGCCTGCAGGTGGTCTGCCAGAACCTGGGCTACAAGGCGCTGCTCAGCCCCCCCCTGGCGGCCTGGCTGCCCAACGCGGCCTTCGCCGCGGCCGCCGTGCTGCTCTACTGGCGGGTGGATCGATGA
- a CDS encoding response regulator — MRRVMIVSRDPAVLKQAGSLMLAGCRVECLLSGAELLERLQRESATLLLLHPDPEDMSAAELVQRIERLERRPPWAVVGPDGDVRGALAWIRRGALDYLPIAGAWEHGLVEEMEQLLARADSQGQLDQARREREARTRHRDLLLDIAPGLLVAASPEGLVLACNEAARRCGLQAGGRLPEAGGAGDWTPPAAIFGSMECIRREQELGGLLYDVHWCSRNGRAVCLAMEKGPRLIEERRRRRMENRRLLAQKMDSLNELASHLAHDISNQLLVIMGYSDMLRDHLADDAGAAQWTQSIRKAAEGVSQHTRRLISFTRGRGGQFGPLDLHALLRQVAERMRPEHPLIQMRLRLDAAECRIWGDAGRLEDALHNICRNACEAMPRGGLLVLQSRNLRPEGGPPESDRLPDTHIQVSVRDTGIGMSEETLERIFDPFFTTRKREGGAGLGLSSAWSIVRGHKGNLDADSTLGNGTQIRILLPLHRENTAPAADSENPGGHVLVVDDDEVVRGVVQSILRALGWQVSSFSSAVETLAWFDAQRPHLDLALLDLRMPHMNGWELLGELRRRDPRLRALIMTAWADDLLSQQVDPKVVLGVLKKPFELEELHTHVMSALAIIQAERQGHGAG, encoded by the coding sequence ATGCGTCGCGTGATGATCGTCAGCCGCGATCCGGCCGTCCTCAAGCAGGCGGGGAGCTTGATGCTGGCCGGGTGCCGCGTGGAGTGCCTCCTCAGCGGCGCCGAGCTGCTGGAGCGCCTCCAACGCGAGAGCGCCACTCTGCTCCTGCTTCATCCCGACCCCGAGGACATGAGCGCGGCGGAGCTGGTCCAGCGCATCGAGCGGCTGGAGCGTCGTCCGCCCTGGGCCGTGGTCGGACCGGACGGCGACGTGCGCGGCGCGCTGGCCTGGATCCGGCGCGGGGCCCTGGACTACCTGCCCATCGCTGGCGCTTGGGAGCATGGCCTGGTGGAAGAGATGGAGCAGCTGCTGGCCCGGGCCGACAGCCAGGGCCAGTTGGACCAGGCCCGCCGCGAGCGGGAGGCGCGGACGCGCCACCGCGACCTGCTGCTGGACATCGCCCCCGGCCTGCTGGTGGCCGCCTCGCCCGAGGGTCTCGTCCTGGCCTGCAACGAGGCGGCCCGGCGCTGTGGACTGCAGGCGGGCGGACGGCTGCCCGAAGCGGGCGGCGCCGGCGACTGGACCCCGCCCGCCGCCATTTTCGGGAGCATGGAGTGCATCCGCCGCGAGCAGGAGCTGGGCGGCTTGCTCTATGACGTCCATTGGTGCTCGCGCAACGGACGGGCGGTCTGCCTGGCCATGGAGAAAGGTCCACGCCTCATCGAGGAGCGCCGTCGTCGCCGCATGGAGAACCGCCGCCTGCTGGCCCAGAAAATGGACTCGCTCAACGAGCTGGCCAGTCACCTGGCCCACGACATCAGCAACCAGCTGCTGGTGATCATGGGCTACTCCGACATGCTGCGCGACCACCTGGCCGACGACGCGGGCGCCGCGCAATGGACCCAGTCGATCCGCAAGGCGGCCGAGGGGGTCAGCCAGCACACACGGCGCCTCATCAGCTTCACCCGCGGGCGGGGCGGCCAGTTCGGACCGCTCGACCTGCACGCCCTGCTCCGCCAAGTGGCGGAGCGCATGCGGCCGGAACACCCGCTCATCCAGATGCGCCTGCGGCTGGACGCCGCCGAGTGCCGCATCTGGGGCGATGCCGGCCGGCTGGAGGACGCCCTGCACAACATCTGCCGCAACGCCTGCGAAGCCATGCCGCGGGGCGGCCTGCTCGTGCTGCAGTCGCGCAACCTGCGGCCGGAGGGCGGCCCCCCCGAGTCGGATCGGTTGCCCGACACGCACATCCAGGTCAGCGTCCGCGACACGGGCATCGGCATGAGCGAGGAGACGCTGGAGCGGATCTTCGATCCCTTCTTCACCACGCGCAAGCGGGAGGGCGGGGCCGGCCTGGGCCTGAGCAGCGCCTGGAGCATCGTCCGCGGCCACAAGGGCAACCTCGACGCCGACAGCACGCTGGGCAACGGCACGCAGATCCGCATCCTCCTGCCTCTGCACCGGGAGAACACGGCGCCGGCGGCGGACAGCGAGAACCCGGGCGGACATGTGCTGGTGGTGGACGACGACGAGGTGGTGCGCGGCGTGGTGCAGAGCATCCTGCGCGCCCTGGGTTGGCAGGTCAGCTCCTTCTCCAGCGCCGTGGAGACCCTGGCCTGGTTCGATGCCCAGCGGCCGCACCTCGACCTGGCCCTGCTCGACCTGCGCATGCCCCACATGAACGGCTGGGAGCTGCTGGGCGAGCTGCGTCGCCGCGATCCACGCCTGCGCGCCCTCATCATGACGGCCTGGGCCGACGACCTGCTCTCGCAGCAGGTGGATCCCAAAGTCGTGCTGGGGGTGTTGAAGAAGCCCTTCGAGCTGGAGGAGCTGCACACCCATGTCATGAGTGCGCTGGCCATCATCCAGGCCGAGCGCCAGGGCCACGGCGCGGGTTGA